From the genome of Elusimicrobiaceae bacterium:
CGTCCGTCCATACCTGGCAACATCACATCTAACATGACCAGTTGGGGCCGGTTCTGTTTCATTTTTGCGATAGCATCGCGGCCGCTCTGGCAAGCGTGTACCTCATACCCTTCGCGGGCTAACACTAACGTCAATAATTGAACGATAGTTGTTTCGTCTTCAATAATTAAAATACGTTTTTTCATTTTGAGTTCCTTCCGCTATTTTTATTATACTTTTTTATATGGCAAAAAAAACATTTGAAGCTTCAACTTGGAAAAATATGCTGGCTTTTGCGACCCCGTTCTTTAAGCGGGGGGAAACGGTATTGGTCGGATTTTCCGGCGGACCGGATTCGGTATGCTTGTTACATTTCTTGCATCATTTAGCCGGCAAAAAACATTTTGAGGTAGTTGCCGTACATGTACATCACGGACTACGCGGCAAACAAGCCGATGCCGATGCGCGCTTCTGCCGCAGTTTATGCAAGCAATGGGATATCCCGTTTTTGCTCAAAAAGAAAGCCGTGCGGGCTCTAGCTAAAAAACAAGATTTAAGTATCGAACATGCGGCTCGCAAAGCCCGTTATGAAGCCTTTGCCGCCGCGGCTAAGCAAACCGGCGCCAGCAAAGTGGCTTTAGGACATCATGCCGATGATCAAGCCGAAACGGTACTGCTCAATTTATTACGCGGTACGAAACCGGAAGGCTTGAGCGGCATTCCCGTCCGCCGTCCTTTAAGTAAACAGGTAGAAATTGTGCGTCCGCTGTTTTGCATTACCCGTGGCGAAGTGGAAGAGTATTTAAGAGAGAACAAACTCCCTTTTGTGGTGGACCAAACCAATCAAGATTCTGCCTATACACGCAATTGGATTCGGCACGAGCTGTTGCCTTTCTTAGAGAAGAAACAACCGCAAATCCGCCAGCATTTAGTCCGCTTAGCGGCATCCTTGGCCGAAAAATTACGCTCGTAAAGCAACTGTGCTACCCCGGGGCAATTTGCTATCATATATGCATGATTTCCCGTGTCTTGGCCTATGCCGCTGAAAAAAATATCACGCTTACCGGACTCACGTTTAACTCTGCTGATGTAAAGCCGGGGTTTGCTTTTTGGGCACTCAAAGGCGTGCATCATGACGGTAATGCTTTTATTGAAGACGCTATTAAAAAGGGCGCGGCTTTAATTGTTTCGGCGCAACCGCTTAGCCAAAAAATTTCTGTTCCGTTTTATCTATCTGATCAAATAGATGCCGATATGGCCGACGCTGCTTATGAATTTTATGGCCGGCCTTCCGATCAGTTAAATGTTATCGGTATAACCGGCACGAAAGGAAAAACAAGTATTTCCTATTTGACGGAAGCAGTATTGGAAC
Proteins encoded in this window:
- the tilS gene encoding tRNA lysidine(34) synthetase TilS, with translation MAKKTFEASTWKNMLAFATPFFKRGETVLVGFSGGPDSVCLLHFLHHLAGKKHFEVVAVHVHHGLRGKQADADARFCRSLCKQWDIPFLLKKKAVRALAKKQDLSIEHAARKARYEAFAAAAKQTGASKVALGHHADDQAETVLLNLLRGTKPEGLSGIPVRRPLSKQVEIVRPLFCITRGEVEEYLRENKLPFVVDQTNQDSAYTRNWIRHELLPFLEKKQPQIRQHLVRLAASLAEKLRS
- a CDS encoding response regulator, producing the protein MKKRILIIEDETTIVQLLTLVLAREGYEVHACQSGRDAIAKMKQNRPQLVMLDVMLPGMDGRAVASIMEQDADLASIPVIVMSALVESERMFKAFPQVKAFFTKPFVLKDLIIKVKETLGD